A single Clavibacter nebraskensis NCPPB 2581 DNA region contains:
- the rsmD gene encoding 16S rRNA (guanine(966)-N(2))-methyltransferase RsmD, translating to MTRIVAGFAGSLVLRVPRTGTRPTSDRVREALFSGLEARDALDGARVLDLYAGSGALGLEAASRGAREVVLVERAVPAAAVCRSNAGIVERAAPKGGEPRIRVAAQSVRAFLAGDRGTYDVAFLDPPYEVGDAELAEELAALVTRLVDGAVVMVERSARSAEPTWPAGIALDRRKAYGDTVVWWAVAGSPDDEEQLDDAEEPAT from the coding sequence GTGACCCGCATCGTCGCCGGGTTCGCCGGCTCCCTCGTCCTCCGCGTCCCGCGGACGGGCACGCGCCCGACGAGCGACCGCGTGCGCGAGGCCCTGTTCTCCGGGCTCGAGGCCCGGGACGCGCTCGACGGCGCGCGCGTCCTCGACCTGTACGCCGGATCCGGGGCCCTCGGCCTCGAGGCCGCCAGCCGCGGCGCGCGCGAAGTCGTCCTCGTGGAGCGCGCGGTGCCGGCCGCCGCCGTCTGCCGGTCGAACGCGGGCATCGTCGAGCGCGCGGCGCCGAAGGGGGGCGAGCCGCGGATCCGGGTGGCCGCCCAGAGCGTGCGCGCCTTCCTCGCGGGCGACCGCGGCACCTACGACGTCGCGTTCCTGGATCCGCCGTACGAGGTGGGCGACGCCGAGCTGGCGGAGGAGCTGGCCGCGCTCGTCACGCGGCTCGTCGACGGGGCCGTGGTGATGGTGGAGCGCAGCGCGCGCTCGGCCGAGCCGACGTGGCCCGCGGGGATCGCGCTCGACCGCCGGAAGGCGTACGGCGACACCGTCGTGTGGTGGGCGGTCGCCGGATCGCCCGACGACGAGGAGCAGCTGGACGACGCGGAGGAGCCCGCGACCTAG
- a CDS encoding AAA family ATPase, whose product MPLEEVRLLADLILGNIDSVMSGKHDATRMALTVFLSGGHLLIEDVPGVGKTMLAKALARSVDCTINRIQFTPDLLPSDVTGVSVYSQADHRFEFQPGAVFANIVIGDEINRASPKTQSALLECMEEGQVTVDGVTHPLQQPFTVVATQNPVEMEGTYALPEAQRDRFMARISMGYPDASAELAMLRSRDTVSPLDELRPVVDAEELDAMMHAARGVYVSDPVSRYTVAIVQATRGHEDIRLGASPRATLQLIRAAKTRAALDGRDFVLPDDVDALAAPVLAHRLVATGRALGQRGRGQAAVVEILERIVASTAVPLSAAGRTR is encoded by the coding sequence ATGCCGCTCGAGGAGGTGCGCCTGCTCGCCGACCTCATCCTCGGCAACATCGACTCCGTCATGTCCGGCAAGCACGATGCCACCCGCATGGCGCTCACCGTGTTCCTCTCCGGCGGCCACCTCCTCATCGAGGACGTGCCGGGCGTCGGGAAGACCATGCTCGCCAAGGCGCTCGCGCGGAGCGTCGACTGCACCATCAACCGGATCCAGTTCACGCCCGACCTCCTGCCTTCGGACGTCACGGGCGTCTCCGTCTACAGCCAGGCGGACCACCGCTTCGAGTTCCAGCCGGGCGCCGTGTTCGCGAACATCGTCATCGGCGACGAGATCAACCGCGCGAGCCCCAAGACGCAGTCGGCGCTCCTCGAGTGCATGGAGGAGGGGCAGGTCACGGTCGACGGCGTCACGCATCCGCTGCAGCAGCCCTTCACGGTGGTCGCCACCCAGAACCCGGTCGAGATGGAGGGCACGTACGCGCTCCCGGAGGCGCAGCGCGACCGCTTCATGGCCCGCATCTCGATGGGCTACCCCGACGCCTCCGCGGAGCTCGCCATGCTCCGCTCGCGCGACACCGTGAGCCCGCTCGACGAGCTGCGGCCGGTCGTCGACGCGGAGGAGCTCGACGCGATGATGCACGCGGCCCGCGGCGTGTACGTGTCCGACCCCGTGTCCCGCTACACCGTCGCGATCGTGCAGGCCACGCGCGGCCACGAGGACATCCGCCTCGGCGCGAGCCCCCGCGCCACCCTCCAGCTCATCCGCGCGGCGAAGACCCGGGCGGCGCTCGACGGGCGCGACTTCGTGCTGCCCGACGACGTCGACGCCCTCGCGGCGCCCGTGCTCGCGCACCGGCTCGTCGCGACCGGTCGCGCGCTCGGCCAGCGCGGTCGCGGCCAGGCCGCCGTGGTCGAGATCCTCGAGCGCATCGTCGCGTCGACCGCCGTGCCGCTGAGCGCCGCCGGACGGACGCGCTGA
- a CDS encoding DUF58 domain-containing protein, whose amino-acid sequence MPPLARLMRRIGVEAVPHPTLRGIALLAAGVAAFAGAFIAGRREFVFIGVALLALPLLAAVWLVIARVRLHVERTFTSEVVESGTATTVTVSVANAGSMPTPRSWVLDLVPGSDGAMPPAELPSLRGLARGSRRSTARPVLRYDLTPERRGVHEVGPLAVEEHDPFRLMGLRHVAGGTSRLVVTPRLADLEAEPGGQVSSEGESERVQRRADGGEDDLGTREYRAGDPLRRVHWRATARHGELMVRQEEQRSSPRSLVLLDTRAAGYPPHDDDGDGDRAFERAVAFAASVAVHLQRGGYAVHLIETAAGSDRQAPVAARPGDAAAEGDLLLHLAEVRPAAVDADRDGVQEALSDLRRSRRAVPIHAVLGHLDEHEARRLAGFGAACRPAVAFLAHPGRVDGRDDREALRILREAGWRTVVLGDGTRPADAWRAARAEEMAR is encoded by the coding sequence GTGCCGCCCCTCGCGCGCCTGATGCGCCGGATCGGCGTCGAGGCCGTCCCGCACCCGACCCTCCGCGGGATCGCCCTGCTCGCCGCCGGGGTCGCCGCGTTCGCGGGCGCCTTCATCGCGGGGCGGCGCGAGTTCGTCTTCATCGGCGTCGCGCTCCTCGCGCTCCCGCTGCTCGCCGCCGTCTGGCTCGTGATCGCGCGGGTGCGGCTGCACGTCGAGCGCACCTTCACCTCCGAGGTCGTCGAGTCCGGCACGGCGACGACCGTCACCGTCTCCGTCGCGAACGCGGGCAGCATGCCGACGCCACGCTCGTGGGTGCTCGACCTGGTGCCCGGATCCGACGGTGCGATGCCGCCCGCCGAGCTGCCGTCGCTCCGGGGACTCGCGCGCGGATCCCGCCGCTCCACCGCCCGGCCCGTCCTCCGCTACGACCTCACGCCCGAGCGCCGCGGCGTCCACGAGGTGGGCCCGCTCGCGGTCGAGGAGCACGACCCCTTCCGCCTGATGGGGCTGCGGCACGTCGCGGGCGGCACGTCGCGCCTCGTCGTGACGCCGCGCCTCGCCGACCTCGAGGCCGAGCCCGGCGGCCAGGTGTCGTCCGAGGGCGAGTCCGAGCGCGTGCAGCGCCGTGCCGACGGCGGCGAGGACGACCTCGGCACGCGCGAATACCGGGCGGGGGATCCGCTCCGCCGCGTGCACTGGCGCGCCACCGCCCGGCACGGCGAGCTCATGGTGCGGCAGGAGGAGCAGCGGTCGAGCCCGCGCTCGCTCGTGCTCCTCGACACGCGTGCTGCCGGATACCCGCCGCACGACGACGACGGGGACGGCGACCGGGCGTTCGAGCGCGCGGTGGCGTTCGCGGCGTCCGTGGCCGTGCACCTGCAGCGCGGGGGATACGCGGTGCACCTGATCGAGACGGCCGCGGGATCCGACCGGCAGGCGCCCGTCGCCGCCCGACCCGGCGACGCCGCGGCCGAGGGGGACCTGCTCCTCCACCTCGCCGAGGTGCGCCCGGCCGCGGTCGACGCCGACCGCGACGGCGTGCAGGAGGCCCTGTCCGACCTGCGCCGCAGCCGCCGCGCGGTCCCGATCCACGCCGTCCTCGGCCACCTCGACGAGCACGAGGCGCGCCGGCTCGCCGGCTTCGGCGCCGCCTGTCGCCCCGCGGTCGCGTTCCTCGCGCACCCGGGCCGCGTCGACGGCCGCGACGACCGCGAGGCCCTCCGGATCCTCCGCGAGGCCGGCTGGCGAACGGTCGTCCTCGGCGACGGCACGCGGCCCGCCGACGCGTGGCGCGCCGCCCGCGCCGAGGAGATGGCCCGATGA
- a CDS encoding DUF3488 and transglutaminase-like domain-containing protein, with the protein MTDLDAVGLGGREHWTLEPRPLPGERAGGPGGRGRGDGSGSGRRGRGSGSGRAAARWPLTAALGVALLAGAASLHLLVEPGAWFLLCIVVVAAVLGSAALLRSVGVPRLLASAGGLVLLVLLVTLVFAGRTAVLGVIPTPETVRTLLAVGEQAGEEIYRRSAPVPPLASIVFVIVAAIGALAVVLDVLAHALRLPAVTGLPLLVLVSVPGAVLVGEFSVASFAVTALAWFAVLAADARETDGEGGWRGSGLLGIAAPLPGPARSSPGGRAGSARTTLASAGALAGGAVVLSLVAPAIVPGLTSATFPTASGSGQGGSRVVNPILDLGDDLRRPVDVEALRYSTASRTPLYFKVTTLSRFEGDEWAPSPLRPPDGNTVDAIGPDLGAGSDVPAEEVEARVQVEGSSSAWLPAPYAPRSVTGLDGSWRWSEQGLAIRSSDSDSRDQSYTVMSELPRPERAQLEAVAPATDDDLQPYLQIPSGTPGIVASTTADVLAGIDSPYDQALALQEFFTGGKFRYSEDAPVQQGYDGSGVDVVGEFLRVRSGYCVHFASAMAIMAREAGIPSRVAVGYLPGDQVGRNGDLITYRVGSHDLHSWPELYFSGIGWIAFEPTPGRGQAAPYAQPSAAPTTAPTPFATPSAPTEATPTATPAPTASAAPGASGGTGVRIPWAALGTAALVLLVLVLLAAPALLRRARRSGRLRALEAGDAPAGTAWREVEDQAVDLGIRVPDTESPRELGRRLQGDDPSLADPVALLVTARERERFARADAPVDAAAGAAQSAALVALGDALRARAGRADRILALVAPRSLVRRRPRSDDGRVDGDAGGPPASDAPRTLGG; encoded by the coding sequence ATGACCGACCTCGACGCCGTCGGCCTCGGGGGCCGCGAGCACTGGACGCTCGAGCCGCGCCCGCTGCCGGGGGAGCGTGCGGGCGGGCCCGGCGGACGCGGACGCGGAGACGGATCCGGATCCGGCCGCCGTGGCCGCGGGTCGGGTTCCGGGCGCGCCGCCGCCCGCTGGCCGCTCACCGCCGCGCTGGGCGTCGCCCTGCTGGCGGGGGCCGCCAGCCTCCACCTGCTCGTCGAGCCGGGGGCCTGGTTCCTGCTCTGCATTGTGGTCGTCGCCGCGGTGCTCGGATCCGCCGCGCTGCTGCGCTCCGTCGGCGTGCCGCGCCTGTTGGCCTCGGCGGGCGGCCTCGTCCTCCTCGTGCTCCTCGTCACCCTCGTGTTCGCGGGCCGCACCGCGGTGCTGGGCGTGATCCCCACCCCGGAGACCGTCCGCACCCTCCTCGCGGTCGGCGAGCAGGCGGGCGAGGAGATCTACCGGAGGTCGGCGCCCGTGCCCCCGCTGGCCTCCATCGTCTTCGTGATCGTTGCCGCGATCGGCGCCCTGGCCGTCGTGCTCGACGTGCTCGCCCACGCGCTCCGCCTCCCGGCCGTGACCGGGCTCCCGCTCCTCGTGCTCGTCTCCGTGCCCGGCGCCGTGCTGGTGGGCGAGTTCTCCGTCGCCTCCTTCGCCGTCACGGCGCTCGCGTGGTTCGCGGTGCTCGCCGCCGACGCGCGCGAGACCGACGGCGAGGGCGGGTGGCGCGGATCCGGCCTCCTCGGCATCGCGGCCCCGCTGCCTGGACCCGCCCGGTCCTCGCCAGGCGGACGGGCGGGATCCGCGCGCACGACGCTCGCCTCCGCGGGCGCGCTCGCGGGCGGCGCGGTCGTCCTCTCCCTCGTCGCGCCGGCGATCGTCCCGGGCCTCACGTCGGCGACGTTCCCCACCGCGTCCGGCTCCGGCCAGGGCGGCTCGCGCGTCGTCAACCCGATCCTCGACCTCGGCGACGACCTCCGCCGACCCGTCGACGTCGAGGCGCTCCGCTACTCGACCGCGTCCCGCACGCCGCTCTACTTCAAGGTCACGACGCTCTCGCGCTTCGAGGGCGACGAGTGGGCGCCGTCGCCGCTGCGCCCGCCGGACGGGAACACCGTCGACGCGATCGGGCCGGACCTCGGCGCCGGATCCGACGTGCCGGCCGAGGAGGTCGAGGCGCGCGTGCAGGTCGAGGGCTCCTCGAGCGCGTGGCTCCCCGCGCCCTACGCGCCCCGCAGCGTCACCGGGCTCGACGGCTCGTGGCGCTGGTCGGAGCAGGGCCTCGCGATCCGCTCGTCCGACTCGGACAGCCGCGACCAGAGCTACACCGTGATGAGCGAGCTGCCGCGCCCCGAGCGCGCGCAGCTGGAGGCCGTCGCGCCCGCGACCGACGACGACCTCCAGCCGTACCTGCAGATCCCCAGCGGCACCCCCGGCATCGTCGCCTCGACGACCGCGGACGTCCTCGCCGGCATCGACTCGCCCTACGACCAGGCGCTCGCGCTCCAGGAGTTCTTCACGGGCGGGAAGTTCCGCTACTCGGAGGACGCGCCCGTCCAGCAGGGCTACGACGGCAGCGGCGTCGACGTGGTGGGGGAGTTCCTCCGGGTGCGCTCCGGGTACTGCGTGCACTTCGCGTCGGCCATGGCGATCATGGCGCGCGAGGCGGGCATCCCGTCGCGCGTGGCCGTGGGGTACCTCCCGGGCGATCAGGTGGGGCGCAACGGCGACCTCATCACCTACCGCGTCGGATCCCACGACCTGCACTCCTGGCCCGAGCTGTACTTCTCCGGCATCGGCTGGATCGCCTTCGAGCCCACGCCGGGCCGCGGCCAGGCCGCGCCCTACGCCCAGCCGTCCGCGGCGCCGACCACCGCGCCCACGCCGTTCGCGACGCCGAGCGCGCCGACCGAGGCCACGCCGACCGCGACGCCCGCCCCCACCGCATCGGCCGCGCCCGGCGCGAGCGGCGGCACGGGCGTCCGGATCCCGTGGGCGGCCCTCGGCACGGCCGCCCTCGTCCTCCTCGTGCTCGTCCTCCTCGCCGCCCCCGCACTCCTGCGCCGCGCCCGCCGCTCCGGCCGGCTGCGCGCGCTCGAGGCCGGCGACGCCCCGGCGGGCACGGCCTGGCGCGAGGTGGAGGACCAGGCGGTCGACCTGGGGATCCGCGTGCCGGACACCGAGTCGCCGCGCGAGCTCGGCCGGCGCCTCCAGGGCGACGACCCGTCCCTCGCCGACCCGGTCGCCCTCCTGGTCACGGCGCGCGAGCGGGAGCGCTTCGCCCGCGCCGACGCGCCGGTGGACGCCGCGGCCGGCGCCGCGCAGTCGGCCGCGCTCGTCGCGCTCGGCGACGCGCTGCGCGCTCGGGCGGGACGCGCCGACCGGATCCTCGCGCTCGTCGCGCCGCGCTCGCTCGTCCGCCGCCGCCCGCGGTCCGACGACGGCCGGGTCGACGGGGACGCGGGCGGGCCGCCGGCGTCGGACGCCCCTCGTACACTCGGGGGATGA
- a CDS encoding ATP-dependent DNA helicase RecG — MTGSDAALAGVVGGRTAGVLQKAFGLRTVADLLEHLPRRYARRGELTALAELPVDQQATIVAEVREVRERPMRARRGSILEVRITDGRGFLTLTFFNQAWRAKDLVPGVRGIFAGKVSDYRGALQLAHPDYELFDAHEGPALSGGEPDAAARRWAEMPIPIYPATASMASWQVAKSVELALDAVEDLEDPVPADVRAERGLLPYREALEGVHRPEKDVDWKRGRDALRFQEAFVLQTALLQRRQAARALPATPRIPTPGGHLDRLDAQLPFELTGDQRLVGEEIATDMARTWPMNRLVQGEVGSGKTLVALRAMLAVADSGGQSALLAPTEVLASQHLRSLTASLGPDLAAELMPTLLTGQLSTAERKRALLRIVSGQARIVVGTHALLGERVEFLDLGLVVVDEQHRFGVDQREALRRKGGTPPHVLVLTATPIPRTVAMTVFGDLDVSTIAELPSGRQPIESFVVPLHEHPGWIERVWERTAEEIDKGRQAFVVCPAIDPQDPEAEDEDAGEGADDAPTRPSLATVTEVDALLAAHPRLGSVRRAVLHGRMTGEEKDRVMRAFSAGDIDLIVATTVIEVGVDVPNASTMVILDADRFGVSQLHQLRGRVGRGGVPGLCLMVTLAEPETVARERVDAVAATLDGFELARVDLELRREGNVLGTNQSGGRSSLRLLRVAQDGDLIESAREHAHDVLEASPGLEGHPALARALARRLDDEERAFLDKN, encoded by the coding sequence ATGACCGGATCCGACGCCGCGCTCGCGGGCGTCGTGGGCGGCCGCACCGCGGGCGTGCTGCAGAAGGCGTTCGGCCTGCGCACGGTCGCCGACCTCCTCGAGCACCTCCCGCGCCGCTACGCCCGCCGCGGCGAGCTCACCGCCCTCGCCGAGCTGCCGGTCGACCAGCAGGCCACCATCGTCGCCGAGGTGCGCGAGGTGCGCGAGCGCCCCATGCGGGCCCGGCGCGGCAGCATCCTCGAGGTGCGGATCACCGACGGCCGCGGCTTCCTCACCCTCACCTTCTTCAACCAGGCCTGGCGCGCCAAGGACCTCGTGCCCGGCGTCCGCGGCATCTTCGCGGGCAAGGTCAGCGACTACCGCGGCGCGCTCCAGCTCGCCCACCCCGACTACGAGCTCTTCGACGCGCACGAGGGCCCGGCGCTCTCGGGCGGCGAGCCCGACGCGGCCGCGCGCCGCTGGGCCGAGATGCCCATCCCGATCTACCCGGCCACCGCCTCGATGGCGAGCTGGCAGGTCGCGAAGTCCGTGGAGCTGGCGCTCGACGCGGTCGAGGACCTCGAGGATCCCGTCCCCGCCGACGTGCGCGCCGAGCGCGGCCTCCTCCCGTACCGGGAGGCGCTCGAGGGCGTGCACCGTCCCGAGAAGGACGTCGACTGGAAGCGGGGCCGCGACGCGCTCCGCTTCCAGGAGGCGTTCGTGCTGCAGACCGCGCTGCTGCAGCGGCGGCAGGCGGCGCGCGCGCTGCCGGCGACCCCGCGGATCCCGACCCCGGGCGGCCACCTCGACCGGCTCGACGCGCAGCTGCCCTTCGAGCTGACGGGCGACCAGCGGCTCGTCGGCGAGGAGATCGCGACCGACATGGCCCGCACCTGGCCGATGAACCGGCTCGTGCAGGGCGAGGTCGGCTCCGGCAAGACGCTCGTGGCGCTCCGGGCGATGCTCGCGGTCGCCGACTCCGGCGGCCAGTCCGCGCTCCTCGCGCCCACGGAGGTGCTCGCGAGCCAGCACCTCCGCTCGCTCACGGCGTCGCTCGGGCCCGATCTCGCGGCGGAGCTGATGCCCACTCTGCTCACCGGCCAGCTGTCGACGGCGGAGCGCAAGCGCGCGCTGCTGCGCATCGTCAGCGGGCAGGCGCGCATCGTCGTGGGCACGCACGCGCTCCTCGGCGAGCGCGTCGAGTTCCTCGACCTCGGCCTCGTCGTGGTCGACGAGCAGCACCGGTTCGGGGTGGACCAGCGCGAGGCGCTGCGGCGGAAGGGCGGCACCCCGCCGCACGTGCTCGTGCTCACGGCCACGCCGATCCCGCGCACGGTCGCGATGACGGTGTTCGGCGACCTCGACGTGTCGACCATCGCCGAGCTGCCGAGCGGGCGCCAGCCCATCGAGTCGTTCGTCGTCCCGCTGCACGAGCACCCGGGATGGATCGAGCGGGTGTGGGAGCGCACGGCCGAGGAGATCGACAAGGGGCGCCAGGCCTTCGTCGTGTGCCCGGCGATCGACCCGCAGGATCCGGAGGCCGAGGACGAGGACGCCGGCGAGGGAGCGGACGACGCGCCCACCCGGCCGTCGCTCGCCACCGTCACCGAGGTCGACGCGCTCCTCGCGGCGCACCCGCGCCTCGGATCTGTCCGCCGCGCCGTGCTGCACGGCCGCATGACGGGGGAGGAGAAGGACCGCGTCATGCGCGCGTTCTCCGCGGGCGACATCGACCTGATCGTGGCCACGACCGTCATCGAGGTGGGCGTCGACGTGCCGAACGCGTCGACCATGGTGATCCTCGACGCCGACCGCTTCGGCGTCTCCCAGCTGCACCAGCTCCGCGGCCGCGTGGGTCGCGGCGGCGTGCCCGGCCTCTGCCTCATGGTCACGCTCGCCGAGCCCGAGACCGTGGCGCGCGAGCGGGTGGACGCCGTCGCCGCGACCCTCGACGGCTTCGAGCTGGCGCGCGTCGACCTCGAGCTCCGCCGCGAGGGCAACGTCCTCGGCACGAACCAGTCGGGCGGCCGCTCGTCGCTCCGGCTGCTGCGGGTCGCGCAGGACGGCGACCTCATCGAGTCCGCGCGCGAGCACGCGCACGACGTGCTCGAGGCCTCGCCCGGCCTCGAGGGCCACCCCGCGCTCGCCCGCGCGCTCGCCCGCCGGCTCGACGACGAGGAGCGCGCCTTCCTCGACAAGAACTGA
- the coaD gene encoding pantetheine-phosphate adenylyltransferase — MQRIAVVPGSFDPVTLGHLDVIRRAARLYDELVVLVVHNPGKTPMLPLEERVALIERVIREAGLPASVRVDSWGAGLLVDYCRRIGASVLVKGVRSQLDVTYETPMALVNRDLADVETVLLLPDPAHAHVSSSLVRQVEALGGDVAPYVPAAVAEALAVRRAG, encoded by the coding sequence ATGCAGCGGATCGCCGTCGTCCCCGGATCGTTCGACCCCGTCACGCTCGGGCATCTCGACGTGATCCGCCGGGCCGCCCGCCTCTACGACGAGCTCGTCGTCCTGGTCGTGCACAACCCCGGCAAGACGCCGATGCTGCCGCTCGAGGAGCGCGTGGCCCTCATCGAGCGCGTCATCCGCGAGGCCGGCCTCCCCGCATCCGTCCGCGTCGACTCGTGGGGTGCGGGCCTCCTCGTCGACTACTGCCGGCGGATCGGCGCGTCCGTTCTCGTGAAGGGCGTCCGCTCGCAGCTCGACGTGACATACGAGACGCCCATGGCGCTCGTCAACCGCGACCTGGCCGACGTCGAGACCGTGCTGCTGCTGCCGGATCCCGCGCATGCGCACGTGTCCAGCTCGCTCGTGCGCCAGGTCGAGGCGCTCGGCGGAGACGTCGCGCCGTACGTGCCGGCGGCCGTGGCGGAGGCGCTGGCCGTCCGGCGCGCCGGCTGA
- a CDS encoding YceD family protein, with amino-acid sequence MSRFQKTPFTVHVHDIVHRPGEMRELDLTIVTPERMGEGLIAVPAGREVRVTVRLESLHDGILATGEVDTVADGQSARTLADMQERVQVDFAELFAYSVDEAFDYQVQDEHVDLEPVIRDAVVLSLPFQPEVPGEDLDLDLGPGISLVLADSDPEPVIDQRWAALSGFRASEDSGAAREDADTETQRDES; translated from the coding sequence GTGTCCAGGTTCCAGAAGACCCCATTCACGGTGCACGTCCACGACATCGTGCACCGGCCCGGGGAGATGCGCGAGCTCGACCTGACCATCGTCACCCCCGAGCGCATGGGGGAGGGCCTCATCGCCGTCCCCGCCGGCCGGGAGGTGCGCGTCACCGTGCGCCTCGAGTCGCTGCACGACGGCATCCTGGCCACCGGCGAGGTCGACACGGTGGCCGACGGGCAGTCCGCGCGCACCCTCGCCGACATGCAGGAGCGTGTCCAGGTCGATTTCGCCGAGCTATTCGCGTACAGTGTTGATGAAGCTTTCGACTACCAGGTCCAAGACGAGCACGTGGACCTGGAGCCGGTCATCCGGGATGCGGTGGTGTTGTCACTGCCGTTCCAGCCCGAAGTGCCGGGCGAGGACCTCGATCTCGATCTGGGTCCCGGCATCAGCCTGGTCCTGGCGGACTCCGACCCGGAGCCCGTGATCGATCAGCGCTGGGCAGCCCTGTCCGGCTTCCGAGCTTCCGAAGACAGCGGTGCGGCGCGTGAAGACGCCGACACCGAAACGCAGAGAGATGAGAGTTAG
- the rpmF gene encoding 50S ribosomal protein L32 produces MAVPKRKMSRSNTRARRSQWKAEAPTLIKTIENGKVVYSMPHRARVIEDAAGTPLYMEYKGRKVADV; encoded by the coding sequence ATGGCTGTACCCAAGAGGAAGATGTCCCGATCCAACACGCGTGCGCGTCGCTCGCAGTGGAAGGCCGAGGCTCCCACGCTCATCAAGACCATCGAGAACGGCAAGGTCGTCTACTCCATGCCGCACCGCGCCCGCGTGATCGAGGACGCCGCCGGCACGCCCCTGTACATGGAGTACAAGGGCCGCAAGGTCGCCGACGTCTAG
- the rnc gene encoding ribonuclease III — translation MTDTPGSRVHGDRDALRRLLAVDVSPELLELALTHRSYAYEHGGIPHNERLEFLGDSILGQAVTVMLYLENPDLDEGELAKRRASLVSSVALAEVATRIGLGEHLLLGRGEELTGGRAKSSILADTVEAIIGACYLDAGGEAATGLVLRLIAPLLEDPARFGAAMDPKTALQESAARQGLPAPAYDVSDSGPDHSKRFHAVVTVGSTVRTTGEGSSKKQAEMTAALEAWTRLEARTTA, via the coding sequence ATGACCGACACCCCGGGATCCCGCGTCCACGGCGACCGCGACGCGCTCCGGCGCCTTCTCGCCGTGGACGTGAGCCCCGAGCTCCTCGAGCTCGCGCTCACCCACCGCTCGTACGCGTACGAGCACGGCGGCATCCCGCACAACGAGCGCCTCGAGTTCCTCGGCGACTCCATCCTCGGGCAGGCCGTCACGGTCATGCTCTACCTCGAGAACCCCGACCTCGACGAGGGCGAGCTCGCCAAGCGGCGCGCCAGCCTCGTCTCGAGCGTCGCCCTCGCGGAGGTCGCCACGCGCATCGGGCTCGGCGAGCACCTGCTGCTCGGCCGCGGCGAGGAGCTCACCGGCGGCCGCGCCAAGTCGTCGATCCTCGCCGACACGGTCGAGGCCATCATCGGCGCCTGCTACCTCGACGCCGGGGGAGAGGCCGCGACCGGCCTCGTGCTGCGCCTCATCGCGCCGCTCCTCGAGGACCCCGCGCGCTTCGGCGCCGCGATGGACCCGAAGACTGCGCTCCAGGAGAGCGCCGCGCGCCAGGGTCTCCCCGCGCCGGCGTACGACGTGAGCGACAGCGGACCCGACCACAGCAAGCGCTTCCACGCCGTCGTCACCGTGGGCTCCACCGTGCGGACGACGGGCGAGGGATCCAGCAAGAAGCAGGCCGAGATGACGGCCGCGCTCGAGGCGTGGACGCGCCTCGAGGCGCGCACCACGGCCTGA
- the mutM gene encoding bifunctional DNA-formamidopyrimidine glycosylase/DNA-(apurinic or apyrimidinic site) lyase codes for MPELPEVEVVRAGLEPAVSGARITGVEILDARSLKRHDPIEGAFVDLLVGRVITSAVRRGKFMWLPLEPDAGRDGTGPRALVTHLGMSGQVLLREPGSDPEGLLRIRMGIEHPVHGELVVAFVDQRIFGSMAVDRLVATPDGHAGGRGSAAALVPTQVAHIARDPLDPAFDDELLLDRLGRRRTGIKRALLDQTLVSGIGNIYADEALWAARIHYALSTDQLGRGRALRLLAEVRTVLARALAEGGTSFDAQYVNVNGASGYFSHSLNAYGQQGKPCPRCGTPIVREAFMNRGSHLCPHCQVLPDPDTAAA; via the coding sequence GTGCCCGAGCTCCCCGAGGTCGAGGTCGTCCGCGCCGGCCTCGAACCGGCCGTCAGCGGAGCGCGCATCACGGGGGTCGAGATCCTCGACGCGCGCTCCCTCAAGCGGCACGACCCGATCGAGGGCGCGTTCGTCGACCTGCTGGTCGGCCGCGTGATCACGTCGGCCGTCCGCCGCGGCAAGTTCATGTGGCTGCCGCTCGAGCCCGACGCCGGACGCGACGGGACGGGACCGCGCGCGCTCGTCACCCACCTCGGCATGAGCGGGCAGGTGCTCCTCCGCGAGCCCGGCTCCGACCCGGAGGGCCTGCTGCGGATCCGCATGGGCATCGAGCATCCCGTCCACGGCGAGCTCGTGGTCGCCTTCGTCGACCAGCGGATCTTCGGCTCGATGGCCGTCGACCGCCTCGTCGCCACTCCAGACGGGCACGCGGGCGGACGCGGATCCGCCGCCGCCCTCGTGCCGACGCAGGTCGCCCACATCGCGCGGGACCCCCTCGACCCGGCGTTCGACGACGAACTGCTGCTCGACCGGCTCGGGCGCCGCCGAACGGGGATCAAGCGCGCGCTGCTCGACCAGACGCTCGTGAGCGGCATCGGCAACATCTACGCGGACGAGGCGCTGTGGGCCGCGCGGATCCACTACGCGCTGTCGACGGACCAGCTCGGCCGGGGGCGCGCCCTGCGGCTGCTCGCCGAGGTGCGGACCGTGCTGGCCCGGGCATTGGCCGAGGGCGGGACGAGCTTCGACGCGCAGTACGTCAACGTCAACGGCGCGTCCGGCTACTTCTCGCACTCGCTGAACGCCTACGGGCAGCAGGGCAAGCCCTGCCCGCGCTGCGGCACGCCCATCGTGCGCGAGGCCTTCATGAACCGCGGCTCGCACCTGTGCCCGCACTGCCAAGTGCTGCCGGATCCGGACACGGCGGCCGCCTGA